The following proteins are co-located in the Manihot esculenta cultivar AM560-2 chromosome 7, M.esculenta_v8, whole genome shotgun sequence genome:
- the LOC110619785 gene encoding WEB family protein At1g75720: METPSLSPKPAQDFRSSVDTSRPFRSVKEAVAIFGDRILAGEIYSPKPYYTPRPSSYDHSWMFSSPSSINPSKEDDDLGDNNNNNNEFLDTLKKLQAELEQTKTELKLLKERESETEIAVASLNAELHKNMAKLAAAEAVEAKKAASEARRVSFEREKIGEVIREEKKKRELIMRMENSPTLANILSINEEKEYYGGKKERKKKMTKKKPIIPLVGNWFFRKKGSSDKTLNDNPLFASAHGVF, encoded by the coding sequence ATGGAAACCCCATCTCTTTCTCCTAAACCTGCCCAAGATTTCAGGTCCTCTGTTGACACTTCTCGCCCTTTTCGTTCTGTCAAAGAAGCCGTAGCCATCTTCGGCGACCGGATTCTCGCCGGAGAAATATACTCTCCAAAGCCTTACTACACTCCTCGACCTAGTAGTTATGATCATTCATGGATGTTCTCATCTCCAAGCTCTATAAACCCTAGTAAAGAAGATGATGACCTTGgagataacaataataataataatgagttCTTGGATACTCTAAAGAAACTTCAGGCTGAGCTTGAACAAACGAAGACAGAGCTGAAGTTGCTGAAGGAGAGAGAGTCGGAGACTGAAATTGCAGTGGCTTCTTTGAATGCTGAGCTTCACAAGAACATGGCTAAGTTGGCTGCTGCAGAGGCGGTGGAGGCGAAAAAGGCGGCGTCAGAAGCAAGAAGGGTGAGTTTTGAAAGGGAAAAGATAGGAGAAGTTATCAGAgaggaaaaaaagaagagagagttgATAATGAGAATGGAGAATTCGCCAACTCTGGCTAATATTCTGAGTATTAATGAAGAGAAAGAATACTATGGAGGAAAAaaagagaggaagaagaagatgacgAAGAAGAAGCCAATAATACCTCTAGTGGGAAATTGGTTCTTCAGAAAAAAAGGATCATCTGATAAAACTCTGAATGATAATCCTCTCTTTGCTTCTGCTCATGGtgtattttga